From a single Acidobacteriota bacterium genomic region:
- the preA gene encoding NAD-dependent dihydropyrimidine dehydrogenase subunit PreA, whose protein sequence is MADLSSNFAGIRSPNPFWLASAPPTNMGSMVERAFDAGWGGAVWKTLGEPIVNVSSRLAAIDHGAMRMIGLNNIELITDRPLEVNLREIAACKKKYPDHALIVSLMVESKREAWHEIVKRSQDTGCDGLELNFGCPHGMSERGMGAAMGQVPEYTSMVTEWVKEVADVPVIVKLTPNVTNIVPPAKAALRGGADAVSLINTINSIMGVDLDTMVPHPNVNGMAAHGGYCGPAVKPIALNMVSELARDAEFTIPISGIGGISSWRDAVEFMLLGAGNVQVCTAVMHYGYRIVEDMIDGLNNYLDEKGIASVNDIIGKSVPRVTDWGRLDLNYVVKAHVNEEHCIRCNLCYVACEDGAHQSFEFVESNGHRYPRVIEEECVGCNLCALICPSPGAITMERRDDGSNPQTWRERTTS, encoded by the coding sequence ATGGCCGACCTTAGTAGCAATTTTGCAGGAATAAGATCGCCGAATCCTTTTTGGTTGGCGAGCGCTCCGCCGACGAATATGGGTTCGATGGTCGAGCGCGCTTTTGATGCGGGTTGGGGCGGGGCGGTTTGGAAGACGCTGGGTGAGCCGATCGTCAATGTTTCATCGCGGCTGGCTGCGATCGATCATGGAGCGATGCGGATGATTGGGCTCAACAACATCGAGCTGATCACCGACCGGCCGCTTGAAGTAAATCTTAGAGAGATCGCCGCGTGCAAGAAAAAATATCCCGATCATGCTCTGATCGTCTCGCTGATGGTCGAATCGAAACGCGAGGCCTGGCACGAGATCGTTAAGCGTTCACAGGATACGGGATGCGACGGGCTTGAGCTAAACTTCGGCTGCCCGCACGGAATGAGCGAACGCGGCATGGGCGCCGCGATGGGGCAGGTGCCCGAATACACCTCCATGGTCACTGAGTGGGTGAAAGAGGTTGCCGATGTTCCGGTTATCGTCAAGCTTACGCCAAACGTTACGAACATTGTCCCACCGGCGAAGGCCGCGTTGAGGGGCGGTGCCGACGCTGTTTCGCTGATCAACACTATCAACTCGATAATGGGCGTCGATCTGGACACGATGGTCCCGCACCCGAACGTCAACGGCATGGCCGCCCACGGCGGGTATTGCGGTCCGGCGGTCAAACCGATCGCGCTTAATATGGTAAGCGAGCTTGCCCGTGATGCGGAATTCACGATCCCGATCAGCGGCATCGGAGGCATTTCGTCGTGGCGTGATGCGGTTGAATTTATGCTGCTCGGTGCGGGGAATGTGCAGGTCTGCACCGCCGTTATGCACTACGGCTATCGGATCGTCGAAGACATGATCGACGGCTTAAATAATTACCTCGATGAAAAGGGAATTGCGTCCGTCAACGACATCATCGGGAAGTCGGTGCCGCGGGTGACCGATTGGGGACGCCTCGATTTAAACTACGTCGTTAAGGCCCACGTTAACGAGGAACATTGCATTCGCTGCAATCTTTGCTACGTCGCGTGCGAAGATGGAGCCCATCAGTCGTTCGAGTTTGTCGAATCGAATGGCCATCGCTATCCGCGGGTCATCGAGGAAGAATGCGTCGGCTGCAATCTTTGTGCTCTTATCTGCCCGTCGCCCGGGGCGATCACGATGGAACGCCGCGACGACGGCTCAAATCCGCAAACCTGGCGTGAGCGAACTACGTCGTGA
- a CDS encoding phosphotransferase family protein produces the protein MINDKAQQPRPGEELDSERLEGYLRSRLPTPFSELEILQYPAGSSNLTYLIRLGSTEYVLRRPPFGNTVKTAHDMRREFDVLSKLGIAYPPAPEPIFFCDEESVIGAEFYLMEKREGIVIRGTLPQTIASSKEKKAKLCRSFIRGLADLHKVDFEFAGLAELGKPKGYNRRQVDGWTKRYIAAKTDEHPELEAAMKWLGENVPPEFGAALIHNDYKFDNIMLDIDDLTRVAAVIDWEMVTLGDPLMDLGTTLGYWMSPDAGEELMNMPFNPRVLMENFTRRDLADMYAEASGRELPDLLFYYVFGTFKIAVIAQQIYARFAKGLTSDQRFSNFNRFVAALGRIAANSIGKGSI, from the coding sequence ATGATTAACGATAAAGCACAGCAACCCCGCCCGGGAGAGGAACTTGATAGCGAACGACTTGAGGGGTACTTAAGGAGCCGGCTGCCAACTCCATTTTCGGAACTTGAGATACTTCAATACCCTGCCGGGAGTTCGAACCTGACCTACCTCATTCGGCTGGGTTCGACCGAATACGTATTGCGAAGGCCGCCCTTCGGCAATACGGTCAAGACGGCTCACGATATGCGGCGCGAGTTTGACGTCTTGTCAAAACTCGGCATTGCCTATCCGCCTGCCCCGGAGCCGATCTTTTTCTGTGATGAAGAATCAGTGATCGGTGCCGAGTTTTATCTGATGGAGAAACGCGAGGGGATCGTGATCCGCGGCACGCTGCCCCAAACCATCGCGTCTTCAAAGGAAAAGAAGGCAAAGCTCTGCCGAAGCTTTATCCGTGGACTCGCCGATCTTCACAAAGTCGATTTTGAATTTGCCGGACTTGCCGAGCTCGGAAAGCCGAAAGGCTATAATCGTCGGCAGGTCGATGGTTGGACAAAAAGATACATCGCGGCAAAGACGGATGAGCACCCCGAACTAGAGGCGGCAATGAAATGGCTCGGCGAGAATGTGCCGCCGGAATTCGGCGCCGCTCTTATCCACAATGATTACAAGTTTGACAACATCATGCTCGATATCGACGACCTGACCAGAGTCGCCGCCGTGATCGACTGGGAAATGGTCACGCTCGGCGACCCGTTGATGGACCTCGGCACAACGCTCGGTTATTGGATGTCGCCCGATGCCGGCGAGGAGTTGATGAATATGCCGTTCAACCCGCGGGTGCTGATGGAAAACTTCACTCGCCGCGACCTCGCCGATATGTATGCGGAGGCGTCCGGCCGCGAACTTCCCGACCTGCTTTTCTACTACGTCTTCGGCACGTTCAAGATCGCCGTCATCGCTCAGCAGATCTACGCTCGATTCGCAAAAGGTTTAACGAGCGATCAGCGTTTCTCGAACTTCAACCGGTTCGTAGCAGCACTCGGGAGAATCGCCGCCAATTCAATTGGTAAAGGCAGCATCTGA
- a CDS encoding acyl-CoA dehydrogenase family protein, producing the protein MDFDYSAKTAELQKRLAAFMDEYVYPNEQRYHDEVNSGDRWQPLSLIEELKYEAKKQGLWNLFLPGVSGLTNLEYAPLAEMMGRVVWASEVFNCSAPDTGNMEVLHLYGTEEQKEEWLRPLLSGEIRSCFAMTEPDVASSDATNIEASIVADGEDYILNGRKWWSTGAGDKRCKLAIFMGKTDPQAPRHLQQSMILVPMDAEGVKVERLLNVFGFDDAPNGHAEVSFTNVRVPKSNILLGEGRGFEIAQGRLGPGRVHHCMRLIGVAERSLELMIERAASRVAFGKPIVEQGVVRQWIADARCAIDQARLLVLKAAWKMDTAGNKAARKEIAMIKAVAPRMALEVIDRAIQAHGGGGVSQDHPLASFWIYARSLRLADGPDEVHLASIAKMEIAENRTN; encoded by the coding sequence ATGGACTTCGATTATTCTGCAAAAACGGCTGAACTGCAAAAGCGGCTCGCGGCATTCATGGATGAGTACGTCTATCCGAACGAGCAGCGGTATCACGACGAAGTGAACTCGGGCGACCGTTGGCAGCCGCTTTCGCTGATCGAGGAGCTCAAATACGAAGCAAAAAAGCAGGGCCTGTGGAACCTATTTCTGCCGGGCGTTTCAGGGCTAACGAATCTCGAGTACGCACCTCTCGCAGAGATGATGGGTCGCGTCGTTTGGGCGTCCGAGGTATTCAATTGCTCGGCTCCGGACACGGGGAATATGGAGGTGCTGCATCTTTATGGAACTGAAGAGCAGAAAGAAGAGTGGTTGCGGCCATTGCTTAGTGGAGAGATCCGTTCATGCTTCGCGATGACCGAGCCCGATGTCGCGTCGTCCGATGCGACGAATATTGAGGCGTCGATCGTCGCGGACGGCGAAGATTATATTCTCAACGGCAGAAAATGGTGGTCGACCGGTGCGGGCGATAAGAGATGCAAGCTAGCGATCTTTATGGGCAAGACCGACCCGCAGGCTCCAAGACATTTGCAGCAGTCAATGATCCTCGTCCCGATGGATGCTGAAGGCGTAAAGGTCGAGCGGCTGCTGAATGTCTTTGGCTTCGATGATGCGCCGAATGGCCACGCCGAAGTTTCCTTCACAAATGTCCGCGTCCCGAAGAGCAACATTCTTCTCGGCGAAGGCCGTGGATTCGAGATCGCACAGGGGCGGCTTGGGCCGGGGCGTGTTCATCATTGTATGCGTCTGATCGGCGTCGCCGAACGCTCGCTGGAACTGATGATCGAGCGAGCAGCGTCGCGAGTCGCCTTCGGCAAGCCAATCGTCGAGCAAGGCGTTGTCCGGCAATGGATCGCCGATGCACGATGCGCGATCGATCAGGCACGCCTGCTTGTCCTTAAGGCGGCATGGAAAATGGACACGGCCGGAAACAAGGCCGCCCGGAAAGAGATCGCGATGATAAAGGCGGTTGCTCCGCGAATGGCGCTTGAGGTCATCGACCGTGCGATCCAGGCACATGGCGGCGGTGGCGTTTCGCAGGATCATCCGCTTGCGAGCTTCTGGATCTACGCACGTTCTCTGCGGCTTGCGGACGGCCCGGATGAAGTTCATCTAGCGTCGATCGCGAAAATGGAGATCGCTGAAAACCGGACGAACTGA
- the pilM gene encoding type IV pilus assembly protein PilM — MLFGKKKSVAGLDIGSSSVKMVELENKANVLSLSALGFENLPDETIIDGQIMELNTVSSVIQSVCSNSRSTADRVVTGVSGHSVIIKNIVLPAMSADELEESIDWHAEEHIPYDLADVSLDYQVTASNSDSTNVLIAACKRERIDNICQAIQLAGKQPQVIDVDTFALQNCYEYNYQPREEQVVTLLNIGASTMNVNIVKGTRSLFSRDITVGGSQFTDVIQRNLGVSFQQAEALKRGVPQAVDGVEETAIEPLVGNVTELVAMEIQKTFDFYRATTEDNETVVEKILISGGGSKLNGLAQELSTRLEIPVEVLDPFRNIKVESGKFDPEYISEIMPEMAVAVGLAMRGVM, encoded by the coding sequence ATGCTGTTCGGTAAAAAGAAAAGCGTCGCCGGCCTCGACATCGGCTCCAGCTCAGTCAAAATGGTCGAGCTTGAGAATAAGGCCAATGTGCTTTCGCTCTCGGCTCTTGGTTTTGAGAATCTGCCCGATGAGACGATCATCGATGGCCAGATCATGGAGCTCAACACGGTTTCGAGCGTGATCCAGAGCGTATGCAGCAATAGCCGCTCTACGGCAGACCGCGTCGTCACCGGCGTTAGCGGCCACTCGGTCATCATTAAAAATATTGTTCTTCCGGCGATGAGTGCCGATGAACTCGAAGAATCGATCGACTGGCACGCCGAAGAGCACATCCCTTACGACCTCGCAGACGTCAGCCTTGACTATCAGGTAACGGCATCGAATTCCGATTCGACGAACGTGCTGATCGCCGCGTGCAAGCGAGAGCGTATAGACAATATCTGCCAGGCGATACAGCTCGCCGGCAAGCAGCCGCAGGTTATCGATGTCGATACCTTCGCGCTTCAGAATTGCTACGAATACAACTACCAGCCGCGTGAAGAACAGGTCGTAACCCTACTCAACATCGGAGCCTCAACGATGAACGTAAACATCGTCAAGGGCACGCGTTCGCTGTTCAGCCGCGACATAACCGTCGGCGGCAGCCAGTTCACCGATGTCATCCAACGCAATCTCGGTGTCAGCTTCCAGCAGGCCGAGGCGCTCAAGCGGGGTGTTCCGCAAGCAGTTGACGGTGTTGAAGAAACCGCCATCGAGCCGCTTGTTGGCAACGTTACGGAATTGGTCGCGATGGAGATCCAGAAGACCTTCGACTTTTACCGTGCGACGACCGAGGACAACGAAACGGTCGTAGAAAAAATTCTTATCTCCGGCGGCGGTTCCAAGCTTAACGGCCTCGCCCAGGAGCTTTCGACCCGCCTTGAGATCCCGGTTGAGGTGCTTGACCCCTTCCGCAATATCAAGGTCGAGTCAGGAAAATTTGACCCCGAATACATAAGCGAGATCATGCCCGAAATGGCGGTTGCCGTCGGTTTGGCCATGAGGGGAGTGATGTAG
- a CDS encoding PilN domain-containing protein: MIKVNLLHSVTERQGGAVVTVDRKVSSPASRLLLLTLAVGFFLMAVIGWDVISSQMAKADAERRLEEQKQIAAELESVMKEQKELEERIASIDARIAAIKKLRDEQRGPSAVLEAMRERISMVPGLYLQSVEQTGDQIVIKGNSPDESAVTQFGRSLEFSNGLFSNLNIETQRQEIVNQLATAREGQEAPKVTVINFTIKTSYTPSKAGSVDNPATVASGPGAAGGQTNPVQVAKN, translated from the coding sequence ATGATCAAAGTAAACCTATTACATTCAGTCACAGAACGTCAGGGCGGAGCGGTCGTAACCGTTGACCGCAAGGTCAGCAGCCCGGCCAGCCGTTTGTTGCTCCTTACCCTCGCAGTCGGGTTCTTCCTTATGGCCGTGATCGGCTGGGATGTCATCAGCTCGCAAATGGCGAAAGCTGATGCCGAGCGAAGGCTTGAGGAGCAGAAGCAGATCGCCGCCGAGCTTGAGTCCGTAATGAAGGAACAGAAAGAGCTTGAAGAAAGGATCGCCAGTATCGATGCACGCATCGCCGCGATCAAGAAGCTCCGAGATGAGCAGCGTGGTCCGAGTGCAGTACTCGAAGCGATGCGTGAACGAATTTCGATGGTTCCCGGGCTTTATCTGCAGAGTGTCGAGCAGACCGGAGATCAGATCGTGATCAAGGGTAATTCACCGGACGAATCGGCCGTAACGCAATTTGGCAGAAGCCTCGAGTTTTCGAACGGGCTATTCTCCAACCTCAATATCGAAACCCAGCGGCAGGAGATCGTCAACCAACTCGCGACTGCCCGCGAAGGCCAGGAAGCCCCGAAAGTTACTGTGATCAATTTTACGATCAAGACCTCGTATACGCCTTCAAAGGCTGGATCAGTCGACAACCCGGCCACGGTTGCCTCAGGCCCCGGAGCCGCTGGTGGTCAAACCAACCCGGTTCAGGTCGCAAAGAACTAG
- the pilO gene encoding type 4a pilus biogenesis protein PilO yields MIEKLKSIQWYVQLMILVGIAAVLYMTVWYFVTSETRAEVATLNEQIAQLTAKNEAARVATQRINEFRALFASKSAEYEELKVLLPEQREITNVLQGLQDNAKDSRLVLMRFSPRDDSQQDAIMAKPVEVEVNSNFNNIRDFFDKMAKLPRIVSITDFKINQLDKQTADKTVHAQFLLTAYYADPDALTKPAAPGKPGAPGAPGAKPPVPPAPATK; encoded by the coding sequence ATGATTGAAAAACTCAAATCTATACAGTGGTACGTTCAGCTAATGATCCTTGTCGGGATCGCAGCTGTCCTCTACATGACGGTCTGGTACTTTGTGACAAGCGAAACCAGAGCCGAGGTTGCAACACTCAACGAACAGATCGCCCAGCTTACCGCAAAGAACGAGGCTGCCCGCGTTGCTACTCAGCGGATAAACGAGTTCCGGGCTCTGTTTGCGAGCAAGTCTGCCGAGTACGAGGAGTTGAAGGTCCTTCTTCCGGAACAGCGTGAGATCACGAACGTTCTTCAGGGTCTGCAGGACAATGCAAAGGATTCCCGGCTCGTCCTGATGAGGTTCTCACCCCGTGACGATTCACAGCAGGATGCGATCATGGCGAAGCCGGTCGAAGTTGAGGTCAACAGCAACTTCAATAACATCCGCGATTTCTTCGACAAAATGGCCAAGCTGCCCCGTATCGTCTCGATCACGGACTTCAAGATCAACCAACTCGACAAGCAGACCGCAGACAAAACGGTGCATGCACAGTTCCTTTTAACGGCGTATTATGCCGATCCTGATGCACTTACCAAGCCGGCCGCTCCTGGCAAACCCGGAGCCCCGGGAGCCCCTGGAGCAAAGCCTCCGGTACCGCCTGCACCGGCAACAAAGTAA
- the pilQ gene encoding type IV pilus secretin PilQ, with product MKSLLSTSGIATRIAAAIIMMIVLGITVSAQKIESRQQGRMYGDAGFRGEPVSLKIVNMDIRDVLSYITEQYGINFVIDKSVKAVPVTVNVNEVPWNVALDSILRSQELGIQVNGPILRVADAKTLASEGEILRQAMDTQLDSSPLVTEFIRLNYARAAGSIGRGQATSGTTTGSGGGGGSSAAGGSGEGLLPIIKRRLSRRGAIEVDARSNSLIVTDVRENIDAVKQLVAILDQPEPQVEIEARIVVATRNFSRDIGVQLAALVTGARGSLGSGSTLPGTNNTTGTQPQGIPSGLGVQPNNDLLSSIPNTIIGLTTGIFGTAQISALISAGEQTGQAKIIATPRVTTLNNRKAKIESGTKIPITTIQPGAAAGGAVVATTEYVDVPLKLEITPQITDVGTVVLDILAENSSTAPIVGGAPPAINTQTMETQVTVPDGGTTVIGGVLFDDERESQDRTPGLSRIPILGNLFKRKGVQRNTNEILFFITPRIYRPDYPAVTGTSGTNPNATVVQPVPLGNPASNSEPQQPANNPVLNGMPVLPVMQQPVSQPAAPERP from the coding sequence ATGAAATCTCTTCTTTCTACAAGCGGAATAGCAACGAGAATTGCAGCCGCGATAATAATGATGATAGTGCTGGGAATTACCGTCTCAGCTCAAAAGATCGAGTCACGTCAACAAGGTAGGATGTACGGCGACGCGGGATTCCGCGGAGAGCCGGTCAGCCTTAAGATCGTGAATATGGACATCCGTGACGTACTCAGCTACATCACGGAGCAGTATGGGATCAACTTCGTGATCGACAAGTCCGTCAAGGCAGTTCCGGTCACGGTCAACGTAAATGAGGTTCCTTGGAATGTGGCGCTCGATTCGATCCTTCGGTCTCAAGAACTCGGGATCCAGGTCAACGGCCCGATCCTTCGAGTTGCAGACGCGAAAACACTTGCGTCCGAAGGCGAGATCCTTCGCCAGGCAATGGATACTCAATTGGACTCCTCACCGCTCGTCACTGAATTCATCCGGTTAAACTATGCCCGTGCGGCTGGTTCGATCGGACGTGGCCAGGCGACCAGTGGAACCACAACGGGTTCCGGCGGTGGTGGCGGATCTTCAGCCGCCGGCGGTTCGGGCGAAGGCCTGTTGCCGATCATTAAGCGTCGGCTTTCGCGGCGTGGAGCGATCGAGGTCGATGCACGAAGCAATTCGTTGATCGTTACCGATGTTCGAGAGAACATTGACGCGGTAAAGCAGTTGGTCGCCATCCTCGACCAGCCGGAGCCGCAGGTCGAGATCGAAGCGAGGATCGTAGTCGCAACACGGAACTTTAGCAGGGACATTGGCGTTCAGCTTGCAGCCCTTGTTACCGGTGCACGCGGAAGCCTTGGTTCGGGTTCGACCCTTCCGGGTACGAACAACACGACCGGAACACAGCCGCAGGGAATACCTTCCGGACTCGGAGTTCAGCCGAACAACGACCTACTTTCGAGTATTCCAAATACGATCATTGGCCTGACGACCGGAATCTTCGGAACCGCGCAGATCAGTGCTCTTATCTCTGCCGGTGAACAGACCGGACAGGCTAAGATCATCGCAACTCCGAGAGTTACGACGCTTAACAATCGCAAGGCGAAGATCGAGAGCGGAACGAAGATCCCGATCACAACCATTCAGCCTGGAGCAGCTGCCGGTGGTGCGGTAGTAGCAACAACAGAATACGTTGATGTGCCGCTGAAGCTAGAGATCACACCTCAGATCACGGATGTTGGTACTGTGGTTCTGGACATTCTTGCTGAGAATAGCTCAACTGCTCCTATCGTCGGCGGTGCCCCGCCCGCGATCAACACGCAGACCATGGAGACTCAGGTGACCGTGCCTGATGGCGGAACGACGGTGATCGGTGGCGTTCTTTTCGACGACGAACGTGAGAGCCAAGACCGCACGCCGGGCCTCTCTCGTATACCGATCCTCGGCAATCTCTTCAAGCGAAAGGGTGTTCAGCGTAATACGAACGAGATCTTGTTCTTCATTACGCCGCGGATCTATCGGCCGGACTACCCGGCAGTTACCGGAACTTCGGGAACGAATCCGAATGCGACGGTTGTCCAGCCCGTTCCGCTCGGCAATCCGGCTTCAAACTCGGAGCCGCAACAGCCAGCCAATAATCCGGTACTCAACGGTATGCCAGTTCTTCCCGTTATGCAGCAACCTGTTTCGCAGCCTGCGGCTCCGGAACGTCCGTAG